Below is a genomic region from Henckelia pumila isolate YLH828 chromosome 3, ASM3356847v2, whole genome shotgun sequence.
gagcccaaaaattCCAACATTCTGCCCGGGTAAAAAccagcaccgctcgatcggtctaaaaccaccgatcgagcgggcaccctgaAAGAACAAAAACATGGCAAAATGTCACTCTCTCAATCGGTCAAAACTCACTGATCGAGCGGTGAAAGTACAGAAGCAAAAATACAGCAGAAACTTGATAAAACTCAAACCCAATACATTCAAataataatcatgcattacaatcacaatctctccaaataatacatgaagttccaGAGTTGATCAACTGCTCAAAAGGATAGaacatgcaacgacaacattcaACCATAAAGCTCGCATATTCgaaacaacataaacaacgaagttcgagatctaaacatgttccaacataaactAGAAAGACATggtgacacgacttctaaaccgagtctcacttatATCTCTCACTCTttatgctaaccaggtcttcgctgacttgatcctgccactcctgttgccaagtacacatacaaaacaaaacaacagccagataactccggtgagaatatattcccagtaaaagcaacataacaagtaatacaagtaacatatcaacaacatgctttcaagaaaaCATAATCAAACCAAAatgaatgatatgcatgtctttaaaatagggatatcaattctgataaacaagggattgctgctctgcttttgggatcccgaggatgagatcacctaacaactcaccgactctcctaatcgaggtggtgccacgtatcccaatcccctagactttggcgCGACAATGAGGAGTATTCTGACACTAGGTGAATTTCTACAACCCAAACCACTCgcaacatagcccccaaaatgtctaaatAAAAAGGGTTATTCTGCcagctgaaatcaaaggtttggctcaagatgaatgcataagaaacataaaacataagccacataacaaaatctCAATTAATCAATagaatacaagttccacatgctagaacaagtattgatgcaagtatgtgattttaagggaaaactcaagaaccaactgtctcgagtatgctatcctgcTAAACGATGGATGCTTGTACCTTTCTAagcaagtagctccaactctggatacgctacaaaagtggttatatcaaaatctatacaacctaaacaatcaacaaggctcaaggtaaactcttacCGCTCtacgtccaactcttcgacgatcgaatGATACTAACAcaaggctcgacaaactccaaacgatcTTTACGGAGGCAAAGTAGATCAACAATGACGATCAAAAATCAatagccaagttcaacaactcaaacggaaaatctctaaaactcaaactggcggcataacggctataaactgatcaaactgaaaacacagacagcagtacaatatcgatatcaactcatatcaatgctaagacaacaacaaaggctcaactccaacaaatctcaaaactcaattttcgaaaataggcttccaaaaatcataacaaatctgaacgtcgctctatttcaaaaccgactgagaataaacgatcagaactctgccaagaacaacataatcaaaactcaatcgattctaacatcATCCGAAAATCAAAGTTTAGCTGATCGAAgtaaaacttacgatataacgaagctctcactgccgtgatcgctaaactgccttcagaaataaatttcaacggaCGGATTGAGCTCGGACTGAATTCTAAAAGCTTGAAAAAGCTTTGGGGCGTTTTTAATGGAGGGAGGCATGCAAGGGGAAGAAGAAGGTGTGAAGAAGACTAGTCAactagagtagataatatataaaactccaattttgcactttagtccctgaaattttcaaaatttgcaaaatagaccctgatcaaaatcaagtcgactcttgaactctgtaatatccgattaactcaagtaagctcaattaagataaaatcgagGTGTTACACACACCTTGGCACCATTATGAGCAGGATTGGTGATCAGTATACCCAGTTACTCAGTCATtcattttgcatgcatcatatcagTATGTTTACTCGTGCTTTACGTTCTGAGCATAGTTCGCTCACGTCCATGTTATTGTGTTTcttggacacctcattcgacggAACAGTTGCATGTGTTTTACCTTGGACTTGAGTTTAGTTGGTGATCAAGGCTGGACTGTAGAGTTAGCTGCTAGGTTGCTATTAATTTGTTTAAGTAGatatttcgattgggttgtattattctTTTGCTTTAGGTTTTACTTACCGGTTTGCATGCTTAAGACTctggttagtaggtgatctgggtagggtcactacaccaAGACTCAAAATCAGGGCACTGTGATTTATCGCAAGAATGTCTTTCTTGTCAATCCCTTTGACTTTATCAGACATCTTTTCTTCTCCCGGAAGTGCACCTTGCACCCATTTTGAACCAGCAACGCCCTCATCTTTAACCTCAACAGACCGAAGTCATTTTTTCCCATAAACTTCTCGATGTCAAACCTCGTGGTACTCATCTTTAAACTAGGCTCTGATGCCAGTTTGTAATGACTTTataacctatatatatatatatatgtgtgatgATCTTATACACAAACCGATCAAGTCTCGCCAAGAACAACACAACATGCAACGATTATTCAATGGACAAAGAACAAGAAATGAAAAAGGGCACAAAATGATATATAGTGGTTCGAATCAATGATCCTACATCCACTTTGTCCAAGGCTCAAACACTTTTACCAAGATATCGAAATCAGTGCCTTGCTTACAATAAATCTCTACAAATCAATCTGGAAATCACAATGCACATGCCAAGAATTCAATAAGAGATGCAAACACTCATCTAAAGGAAAAGAAAGGAGTGTTGGTAAGTTTTCAATCTCCAGACAATTTTTTTGTCAATTCATATAGACTTGTTTTGACTTATTTTCATGTGACACCAGTTTCGACTTATTTTTTGTTCAATCGACTATGATTCAATTCATGTAAACTGCTCTTATCTACCTTTTCAATTAGTAGGTTATCAATTGATTCagtagatattttttttaaaatgtctaCTGATCCAGTCGACTACTTCAATAGACATGTTTACTGCCTTGAGTCGACATGTCGACTAGTGCAGTAAACATATCTACTGAAGCAGTCGACATGTCGACTATGGGAGGCAGTAGACATGTCTATTGACTTGCCAACTGCCTACAATAAACACAACTAATGAAGGCAGTAGACATGTCTACCAACCTTCAATAGACTTTACTGCCTACTGATTTGCCAAATGCCTTCAAAAGACACATTTACTGAAGGCAGTAGACATGTCTACCGAACATCAATAgacatttaaaaaatttatatcgaGTTAGAGTTAGTAGACAATTTACTTATCGTAAAAGTAGCCCCAAATGAGagtatttttttgaaaattggtACCAACTTTAAAAGTCTATATTACCCTTAAGCGAAAAccatttgatttaaataaaacataattaGCCTCGTTGACTTCATTAAAAAAAAGGATGAGATCTATATATTAACTGTCCCTAATAAGATTGAGTTACTTGAGCTCGATAGTGTGaatataataattttcaatgtttaaattttatatttatatggaCAAAAATGCCCCCAAATTATATgtactttttaaaataataatatatagttACTCGAGTAGCTCTTGAGCAATATAATTCGGATAGAAATAATTAGATCTCGAGCTCAAATCTAGTGAAGAATCAAGCTACTCCATATCGGTTAAATCCAGCTCAagtaatttatccaaattttcttgaaaaatcaACAGGTTAGCATTACTTACTGGCTGGGCTGGGCTGAAAGTTACTGGATTAACTGATACTGAATCAACAAATGTAAGTGGTTGGGCTTACGAAGTTTTTTAGGGAATGTTTACTATCATATATTCCAAATATGGTGGTGACAGCAGAAGCGTAGTGGTTACGATTAACAGAGGAAATTAATTAACCACTTGCATTCTTTTTTGCCTTTAATGTATTATGTATCCAATGCAACAAACATTACATGTACAAGAGAGTCCCAAACTTTTACATGAATGCAATGTTTCATAGCTGATCACACTGCTTCGGCACAAACGACATCGTTTCCTTGACAAGATCATGCACCACCAACAAATTTTGCTGCTGAAAGTTTCCAAATATGGACAAGCCATGCGAACTCCCCATGGCCAAGCACATGATGCCACTCGAATCCGCAATGAAGTAGTTCTCCCCCGGGAGCACCAAATCCGCCCCCTCGAAATGGAATACTAGTGTAGGCACCTCGATTTCTTGCGTGTTCGATGGAATAGTGAAGCACAGATCGAGTTGAGTTTTTCCTGATGCGTCCGCAACCGGGAACTTAATTTGAGCAACAAACTCTTTCTTCACTAGTTCGTATGCTTGTTTTTCAAGATACGTTATGGTAGTCCCGGAGTCGATGATCACGCCTCCGGTCCCGTCTTTTTTTATAGCAAATGTAGAGCTCTTGATAGGTACAAGTGTGTCACCAACGGTGATCCCTTTAAGGGAAAGGTAATAAAAAGAAGGCGATGATGGGTTCTTGATTAAAGGGGTACTTGTTTTGGTGTCGCGTGAAACGTCGTCGATGTCACTTGCTAGAGACCCCATCAATAGTTTGCTTATCTTGGTGGACTCTATGGAGGTTAAACAGTAAGAGAACTTGGGTTCGTCTAGCTGCGAAACCAGCGAAAGCGGCCCACGCCCTAGTCCCACGAGCCCCGCACCTTGATCGAACCCTCCACCCTCATTGTCGAGACCACAGCCGAACCCAACATTTGGGACCGAAACATTGTCGAAAGTGAAAGTTTCGGTGGCCATAAAACCATGAGTCGAAGAAGTGTCACCGTAGGTGTACAGATACTCGCAGTCTCCGTCGCTGCAAGACGACACAGGGAGTGCGGTACAAAGGGCGCTAGAGCATGACAACTTTGAGAAAGACGACGATTTTTTCGGGTCGAATAGAGGGCTCGGCTGATCAAAACACT
It encodes:
- the LOC140892845 gene encoding aspartic proteinase nepenthesin-1, with translation MASFNFSFYSMASTLVHAALLASFVPPTVSTSRLTGRSGLKTGFHVTLKRVDSGGDFTKFELLKRAMGRGRKRVERIHAMVLAAADVSVEAPIHAGSGEFLMELSIGTPPVSYSAILDTGSDLIWTQCKPCTQCFDQPSPLFDPKKSSSFSKLSCSSALCTALPVSSCSDGDCEYLYTYGDTSSTHGFMATETFTFDNVSVPNVGFGCGLDNEGGGFDQGAGLVGLGRGPLSLVSQLDEPKFSYCLTSIESTKISKLLMGSLASDIDDVSRDTKTSTPLIKNPSSPSFYYLSLKGITVGDTLVPIKSSTFAIKKDGTGGVIIDSGTTITYLEKQAYELVKKEFVAQIKFPVADASGKTQLDLCFTIPSNTQEIEVPTLVFHFEGADLVLPGENYFIADSSGIMCLAMGSSHGLSIFGNFQQQNLLVVHDLVKETMSFVPKQCDQL